The Musa acuminata AAA Group cultivar baxijiao chromosome BXJ2-2, Cavendish_Baxijiao_AAA, whole genome shotgun sequence genome has a segment encoding these proteins:
- the LOC103975568 gene encoding uncharacterized protein LOC103975568 isoform X10, with protein sequence MFLLKWLNSLPPPSRSRSQPQQHNSSRPPPPSWRQAFLPTVSFCCRKREEMTAEEGDKSFLERMLSHLRSTSKYYTGYPKDLGPSRIVHFTSERHFVQLLHEGSPVVVAFTIRCPYTKHLDKVLEEAAAEFYPHFKFVRVECPKYPAFCLTRQRNEYPFIEIFYSPEQATGQGKVVDPNITKYSVKVLPFNYDVSVYGFREFFKRHGMNLPETK encoded by the exons ATGTTTCTTCTCAAATGGCTTAATTCCCTGCCTCCCCCCAGTCGATCGCGGTCGCAGCCCCAACAACACAACAGCAGTCGTCCGCCGCCGCCGTCTTGGCGACAAGCATTCCTACCTACTGTTAG TTTTTGTTGCAGGAAAAGAGAGGAGATGACAGCAGAAGAGGGGGACAAGTCATTTCTTGAGCGTATGCTTTCCCATCTACGCTCCACCAGCAA GTATTACACTGGATATCCAAAAGATCTTGGACCTTCACGTATTGTTCACTTCACCTCCGAGCGTCATTTTGTTCAGCTACTACATGAAGGCAGTCCTGTAGTTGTTGCATTTACTATTAG GTGTCCTTACACAAAGCATCTTGATAAAGTGTTGGAGGAAGCTGCTGCTGAGTTTTACCCTCACTTCAAATTCGTGCGT GTGGAATGCCCAAAATATCCAGCATTTTGCTTAACGAGACAAAGGAATGAGTATCCAttcattgaaatattttacagtcCAGAACAA GCAACTGGCCAGGGAAAAGTGGTAGATCCTAACATCACAAAGTATTCAGTGAAAGTCTTGCCA TTTAACTACGACGTAAGTGTGTATGGGTTTCGAGAATTTTTCAAGCGACATGGAATGAATTTACCAGAAACCAAGTAA
- the LOC135604844 gene encoding uncharacterized protein LOC135604844 produces MGGCFSSGAYRQESFSKAKVAGSTTAPRCPAGARDPPLAEPDVEETVKEVLSETPRPPPPTTRSVADQAARPKEVEIIDKAPLLVDSTNGCDTRSEDASEAWSVSAKSETHSASTAPAGKPRRDAAEARRGAAREERSPAKYQRKRSDSGELACRRDRSVAAGRSSPSPTPKGSDHAAAGRTVERSGKRSVSPEANRAAQELRQNAGRRRASAAAAARASGPREQMPADEGGRRLCMQDVGTVDGGVAGSEAEAKDSLENPLVSLECFIFL; encoded by the coding sequence ATGGGCGGCTGCTTCAGTTCTGGTGCCTACAGGCAAGAGTCTTTCTCCAAGGCGAAGGTGGCAGGCTCCACCACCGCTCCTCGCTGCCCAGCGGGGGCGAGAGATCCACCGCTGGCGGAGCCCGATGTGGAGGAGACGGTGAAAGAGGTCCTCTCCGAGACGCCAAGACCGCCGCCACCAACCACGAGATCAGTGGCAGATCAGGCGGCTAGGCCGAAGGAGGTCGAGATCATCGACAAGGCTCCCCTCCTAGTCGACAGCACCAATGGCTGCGACACCAGATCCGAGGACGCCTCCGAAGCCTGGAGCGTCAGCGCGAAGAGCGAGACCCATTCGGCCTCCACCGCCCCGGCGGGGAAGCCACGAAGAGATGCGGCGGAGGCCAGAAGGGGAGCAGCGAGGGAGGAACGCTCGCCGGCCAAGTACCAGAGGAAGCGCTCAGACTCCGGTGAGTTGGCCTGCAGGAGGGATCGGAGCGTGGCGGCCGGGAGATCCTCCCCATCGCCGACGCCGAAAGGATCCGACCACGCGGCCGCCGGAAGGACGGTGGAGAGATCGGGCAAGCGGTCGGTGTCCCCGGAAGCGAATCGAGCGGCGCAGGAGCTGCGGCAGAACGCGGGACGACGCAGAGCGTCGGCAGCAGCGGCAGCCAGGGCAAGCGGACCGAGGGAGCAGATGCCGGCGGATGAGGGAGGAAGGAGATTGTGCATGCAGGATGTGGGGACGGTGGACGGCGGCGTGGCCGGATCCGAAGCGGAGGCGAAGGACTCGCTGGAGAACCCCCTCGTCTCCCTAGAGTGTTTCATCTTCCTGTAA
- the LOC103975568 gene encoding uncharacterized protein LOC103975568 isoform X8, with translation MNLDECIGSIEALRRRPRERSVKKLVRPPAARRNSRVLYLITNEDEEEKQREETTRKRPSGEGTLCRRSRSQPQQHNSSRPPPPSWRQAFLPTVSFCCRKREEMTAEEGDKSFLERMLSHLRSTSKCPYTKHLDKVLEEAAAEFYPHFKFVECPKYPAFCLTRQRNEYPFIEIFYSPEQATGQGKVVDPNITKYSVKVLPFNYDVSVYGFREFFKRHGMNLPETK, from the exons ATGAACTTGGACGAGTGCATAGGATCCATCGAAGCACTAAGGCGGCGACCGCGCGAGAGATCTGTTAAGAAGCTTGTCCGGCCTCCGGCGGCGAGAAGAAATTCTAGGGTTTTATACTTGATCACGAACGAAGATGAGGAAGAGAAGCAAAGGGAAGAGACAACAAGGAAGAGACCTTCTGGTGAGGGAACACTGTGTCG TCGATCGCGGTCGCAGCCCCAACAACACAACAGCAGTCGTCCGCCGCCGCCGTCTTGGCGACAAGCATTCCTACCTACTGTTAG TTTTTGTTGCAGGAAAAGAGAGGAGATGACAGCAGAAGAGGGGGACAAGTCATTTCTTGAGCGTATGCTTTCCCATCTACGCTCCACCAGCAA GTGTCCTTACACAAAGCATCTTGATAAAGTGTTGGAGGAAGCTGCTGCTGAGTTTTACCCTCACTTCAAATTC GTGGAATGCCCAAAATATCCAGCATTTTGCTTAACGAGACAAAGGAATGAGTATCCAttcattgaaatattttacagtcCAGAACAA GCAACTGGCCAGGGAAAAGTGGTAGATCCTAACATCACAAAGTATTCAGTGAAAGTCTTGCCA TTTAACTACGACGTAAGTGTGTATGGGTTTCGAGAATTTTTCAAGCGACATGGAATGAATTTACCAGAAACCAAGTAA
- the LOC103975568 gene encoding uncharacterized protein LOC103975568 isoform X6: protein MNLDECIGSIEALRRRPRERSVKKLVRPPAARRNSRVLYLITNEDEEEKQREETTRKRPSGEGTLCRKREEMTAEEGDKSFLERMLSHLRSTSKYYTGYPKDLGPSRIVHFTSERHFVQLLHEGSPVVVAFTIRCPYTKHLDKVLEEAAAEFYPHFKFVRVECPKYPAFCLTRQRNEYPFIEIFYSPEQATGQGKVVDPNITKYSVKVLPFNYDVSVYGFREFFKRHGMNLPETK, encoded by the exons ATGAACTTGGACGAGTGCATAGGATCCATCGAAGCACTAAGGCGGCGACCGCGCGAGAGATCTGTTAAGAAGCTTGTCCGGCCTCCGGCGGCGAGAAGAAATTCTAGGGTTTTATACTTGATCACGAACGAAGATGAGGAAGAGAAGCAAAGGGAAGAGACAACAAGGAAGAGACCTTCTGGTGAGGGAACACTGTGTCG GAAAAGAGAGGAGATGACAGCAGAAGAGGGGGACAAGTCATTTCTTGAGCGTATGCTTTCCCATCTACGCTCCACCAGCAA GTATTACACTGGATATCCAAAAGATCTTGGACCTTCACGTATTGTTCACTTCACCTCCGAGCGTCATTTTGTTCAGCTACTACATGAAGGCAGTCCTGTAGTTGTTGCATTTACTATTAG GTGTCCTTACACAAAGCATCTTGATAAAGTGTTGGAGGAAGCTGCTGCTGAGTTTTACCCTCACTTCAAATTCGTGCGT GTGGAATGCCCAAAATATCCAGCATTTTGCTTAACGAGACAAAGGAATGAGTATCCAttcattgaaatattttacagtcCAGAACAA GCAACTGGCCAGGGAAAAGTGGTAGATCCTAACATCACAAAGTATTCAGTGAAAGTCTTGCCA TTTAACTACGACGTAAGTGTGTATGGGTTTCGAGAATTTTTCAAGCGACATGGAATGAATTTACCAGAAACCAAGTAA
- the LOC103975568 gene encoding uncharacterized protein LOC103975568 isoform X9 gives MNLDECIGSIEALRRRPRERSVKKLVRPPAARRNSRVLYLITNEDEEEKQREETTRKRPSGEGTLCRRSRSQPQQHNSSRPPPPSWRQAFLPTVRKREEMTAEEGDKSFLERMLSHLRSTSKCPYTKHLDKVLEEAAAEFYPHFKFVRVECPKYPAFCLTRQRNEYPFIEIFYSPEQATGQGKVVDPNITKYSVKVLPFNYDVSVYGFREFFKRHGMNLPETK, from the exons ATGAACTTGGACGAGTGCATAGGATCCATCGAAGCACTAAGGCGGCGACCGCGCGAGAGATCTGTTAAGAAGCTTGTCCGGCCTCCGGCGGCGAGAAGAAATTCTAGGGTTTTATACTTGATCACGAACGAAGATGAGGAAGAGAAGCAAAGGGAAGAGACAACAAGGAAGAGACCTTCTGGTGAGGGAACACTGTGTCG TCGATCGCGGTCGCAGCCCCAACAACACAACAGCAGTCGTCCGCCGCCGCCGTCTTGGCGACAAGCATTCCTACCTACTGTTAG GAAAAGAGAGGAGATGACAGCAGAAGAGGGGGACAAGTCATTTCTTGAGCGTATGCTTTCCCATCTACGCTCCACCAGCAA GTGTCCTTACACAAAGCATCTTGATAAAGTGTTGGAGGAAGCTGCTGCTGAGTTTTACCCTCACTTCAAATTCGTGCGT GTGGAATGCCCAAAATATCCAGCATTTTGCTTAACGAGACAAAGGAATGAGTATCCAttcattgaaatattttacagtcCAGAACAA GCAACTGGCCAGGGAAAAGTGGTAGATCCTAACATCACAAAGTATTCAGTGAAAGTCTTGCCA TTTAACTACGACGTAAGTGTGTATGGGTTTCGAGAATTTTTCAAGCGACATGGAATGAATTTACCAGAAACCAAGTAA
- the LOC103975568 gene encoding uncharacterized protein LOC103975568 isoform X1 produces the protein MNLDECIGSIEALRRRPRERSVKKLVRPPAARRNSRVLYLITNEDEEEKQREETTRKRPSGEGTLCRRSRSQPQQHNSSRPPPPSWRQAFLPTVSFCCRKREEMTAEEGDKSFLERMLSHLRSTSKYYTGYPKDLGPSRIVHFTSERHFVQLLHEGSPVVVAFTIRCPYTKHLDKVLEEAAAEFYPHFKFVRVECPKYPAFCLTRQRNEYPFIEIFYSPEQATGQGKVVDPNITKYSVKVLPFNYDVSVYGFREFFKRHGMNLPETK, from the exons ATGAACTTGGACGAGTGCATAGGATCCATCGAAGCACTAAGGCGGCGACCGCGCGAGAGATCTGTTAAGAAGCTTGTCCGGCCTCCGGCGGCGAGAAGAAATTCTAGGGTTTTATACTTGATCACGAACGAAGATGAGGAAGAGAAGCAAAGGGAAGAGACAACAAGGAAGAGACCTTCTGGTGAGGGAACACTGTGTCG TCGATCGCGGTCGCAGCCCCAACAACACAACAGCAGTCGTCCGCCGCCGCCGTCTTGGCGACAAGCATTCCTACCTACTGTTAG TTTTTGTTGCAGGAAAAGAGAGGAGATGACAGCAGAAGAGGGGGACAAGTCATTTCTTGAGCGTATGCTTTCCCATCTACGCTCCACCAGCAA GTATTACACTGGATATCCAAAAGATCTTGGACCTTCACGTATTGTTCACTTCACCTCCGAGCGTCATTTTGTTCAGCTACTACATGAAGGCAGTCCTGTAGTTGTTGCATTTACTATTAG GTGTCCTTACACAAAGCATCTTGATAAAGTGTTGGAGGAAGCTGCTGCTGAGTTTTACCCTCACTTCAAATTCGTGCGT GTGGAATGCCCAAAATATCCAGCATTTTGCTTAACGAGACAAAGGAATGAGTATCCAttcattgaaatattttacagtcCAGAACAA GCAACTGGCCAGGGAAAAGTGGTAGATCCTAACATCACAAAGTATTCAGTGAAAGTCTTGCCA TTTAACTACGACGTAAGTGTGTATGGGTTTCGAGAATTTTTCAAGCGACATGGAATGAATTTACCAGAAACCAAGTAA
- the LOC103975568 gene encoding uncharacterized protein LOC103975568 isoform X5, translating into MNLDECIGSIEALRRRPRERSVKKLVRPPAARRNSRVLYLITNEDEEEKQREETTRKRPSGEGTLCRFCCRKREEMTAEEGDKSFLERMLSHLRSTSKYYTGYPKDLGPSRIVHFTSERHFVQLLHEGSPVVVAFTIRCPYTKHLDKVLEEAAAEFYPHFKFVECPKYPAFCLTRQRNEYPFIEIFYSPEQATGQGKVVDPNITKYSVKVLPFNYDVSVYGFREFFKRHGMNLPETK; encoded by the exons ATGAACTTGGACGAGTGCATAGGATCCATCGAAGCACTAAGGCGGCGACCGCGCGAGAGATCTGTTAAGAAGCTTGTCCGGCCTCCGGCGGCGAGAAGAAATTCTAGGGTTTTATACTTGATCACGAACGAAGATGAGGAAGAGAAGCAAAGGGAAGAGACAACAAGGAAGAGACCTTCTGGTGAGGGAACACTGTGTCG TTTTTGTTGCAGGAAAAGAGAGGAGATGACAGCAGAAGAGGGGGACAAGTCATTTCTTGAGCGTATGCTTTCCCATCTACGCTCCACCAGCAA GTATTACACTGGATATCCAAAAGATCTTGGACCTTCACGTATTGTTCACTTCACCTCCGAGCGTCATTTTGTTCAGCTACTACATGAAGGCAGTCCTGTAGTTGTTGCATTTACTATTAG GTGTCCTTACACAAAGCATCTTGATAAAGTGTTGGAGGAAGCTGCTGCTGAGTTTTACCCTCACTTCAAATTC GTGGAATGCCCAAAATATCCAGCATTTTGCTTAACGAGACAAAGGAATGAGTATCCAttcattgaaatattttacagtcCAGAACAA GCAACTGGCCAGGGAAAAGTGGTAGATCCTAACATCACAAAGTATTCAGTGAAAGTCTTGCCA TTTAACTACGACGTAAGTGTGTATGGGTTTCGAGAATTTTTCAAGCGACATGGAATGAATTTACCAGAAACCAAGTAA
- the LOC103975568 gene encoding uncharacterized protein LOC103975568 isoform X4, translating to MNLDECIGSIEALRRRPRERSVKKLVRPPAARRNSRVLYLITNEDEEEKQREETTRKRPSGEGTLCRFCCRKREEMTAEEGDKSFLERMLSHLRSTSKYYTGYPKDLGPSRIVHFTSERHFVQLLHEGSPVVVAFTIRCPYTKHLDKVLEEAAAEFYPHFKFVRVECPKYPAFCLTRQRNEYPFIEIFYSPEQATGQGKVVDPNITKYSVKVLPFNYDVSVYGFREFFKRHGMNLPETK from the exons ATGAACTTGGACGAGTGCATAGGATCCATCGAAGCACTAAGGCGGCGACCGCGCGAGAGATCTGTTAAGAAGCTTGTCCGGCCTCCGGCGGCGAGAAGAAATTCTAGGGTTTTATACTTGATCACGAACGAAGATGAGGAAGAGAAGCAAAGGGAAGAGACAACAAGGAAGAGACCTTCTGGTGAGGGAACACTGTGTCG TTTTTGTTGCAGGAAAAGAGAGGAGATGACAGCAGAAGAGGGGGACAAGTCATTTCTTGAGCGTATGCTTTCCCATCTACGCTCCACCAGCAA GTATTACACTGGATATCCAAAAGATCTTGGACCTTCACGTATTGTTCACTTCACCTCCGAGCGTCATTTTGTTCAGCTACTACATGAAGGCAGTCCTGTAGTTGTTGCATTTACTATTAG GTGTCCTTACACAAAGCATCTTGATAAAGTGTTGGAGGAAGCTGCTGCTGAGTTTTACCCTCACTTCAAATTCGTGCGT GTGGAATGCCCAAAATATCCAGCATTTTGCTTAACGAGACAAAGGAATGAGTATCCAttcattgaaatattttacagtcCAGAACAA GCAACTGGCCAGGGAAAAGTGGTAGATCCTAACATCACAAAGTATTCAGTGAAAGTCTTGCCA TTTAACTACGACGTAAGTGTGTATGGGTTTCGAGAATTTTTCAAGCGACATGGAATGAATTTACCAGAAACCAAGTAA
- the LOC103975568 gene encoding uncharacterized protein LOC103975568 isoform X11: protein MTAEEGDKSFLERMLSHLRSTSKYYTGYPKDLGPSRIVHFTSERHFVQLLHEGSPVVVAFTIRCPYTKHLDKVLEEAAAEFYPHFKFVRVECPKYPAFCLTRQRNEYPFIEIFYSPEQATGQGKVVDPNITKYSVKVLPFNYDVSVYGFREFFKRHGMNLPETK from the exons ATGACAGCAGAAGAGGGGGACAAGTCATTTCTTGAGCGTATGCTTTCCCATCTACGCTCCACCAGCAA GTATTACACTGGATATCCAAAAGATCTTGGACCTTCACGTATTGTTCACTTCACCTCCGAGCGTCATTTTGTTCAGCTACTACATGAAGGCAGTCCTGTAGTTGTTGCATTTACTATTAG GTGTCCTTACACAAAGCATCTTGATAAAGTGTTGGAGGAAGCTGCTGCTGAGTTTTACCCTCACTTCAAATTCGTGCGT GTGGAATGCCCAAAATATCCAGCATTTTGCTTAACGAGACAAAGGAATGAGTATCCAttcattgaaatattttacagtcCAGAACAA GCAACTGGCCAGGGAAAAGTGGTAGATCCTAACATCACAAAGTATTCAGTGAAAGTCTTGCCA TTTAACTACGACGTAAGTGTGTATGGGTTTCGAGAATTTTTCAAGCGACATGGAATGAATTTACCAGAAACCAAGTAA
- the LOC103975568 gene encoding uncharacterized protein LOC103975568 isoform X7: protein MNLDECIGSIEALRRRPRERSVKKLVRPPAARRNSRVLYLITNEDEEEKQREETTRKRPSGEGTLCRRSRSQPQQHNSSRPPPPSWRQAFLPTVSFCCRKREEMTAEEGDKSFLERMLSHLRSTSKCPYTKHLDKVLEEAAAEFYPHFKFVRVECPKYPAFCLTRQRNEYPFIEIFYSPEQATGQGKVVDPNITKYSVKVLPFNYDVSVYGFREFFKRHGMNLPETK from the exons ATGAACTTGGACGAGTGCATAGGATCCATCGAAGCACTAAGGCGGCGACCGCGCGAGAGATCTGTTAAGAAGCTTGTCCGGCCTCCGGCGGCGAGAAGAAATTCTAGGGTTTTATACTTGATCACGAACGAAGATGAGGAAGAGAAGCAAAGGGAAGAGACAACAAGGAAGAGACCTTCTGGTGAGGGAACACTGTGTCG TCGATCGCGGTCGCAGCCCCAACAACACAACAGCAGTCGTCCGCCGCCGCCGTCTTGGCGACAAGCATTCCTACCTACTGTTAG TTTTTGTTGCAGGAAAAGAGAGGAGATGACAGCAGAAGAGGGGGACAAGTCATTTCTTGAGCGTATGCTTTCCCATCTACGCTCCACCAGCAA GTGTCCTTACACAAAGCATCTTGATAAAGTGTTGGAGGAAGCTGCTGCTGAGTTTTACCCTCACTTCAAATTCGTGCGT GTGGAATGCCCAAAATATCCAGCATTTTGCTTAACGAGACAAAGGAATGAGTATCCAttcattgaaatattttacagtcCAGAACAA GCAACTGGCCAGGGAAAAGTGGTAGATCCTAACATCACAAAGTATTCAGTGAAAGTCTTGCCA TTTAACTACGACGTAAGTGTGTATGGGTTTCGAGAATTTTTCAAGCGACATGGAATGAATTTACCAGAAACCAAGTAA
- the LOC103975568 gene encoding uncharacterized protein LOC103975568 isoform X3, translating to MNLDECIGSIEALRRRPRERSVKKLVRPPAARRNSRVLYLITNEDEEEKQREETTRKRPSGEGTLCRRSRSQPQQHNSSRPPPPSWRQAFLPTVRKREEMTAEEGDKSFLERMLSHLRSTSKYYTGYPKDLGPSRIVHFTSERHFVQLLHEGSPVVVAFTIRCPYTKHLDKVLEEAAAEFYPHFKFVRVECPKYPAFCLTRQRNEYPFIEIFYSPEQATGQGKVVDPNITKYSVKVLPFNYDVSVYGFREFFKRHGMNLPETK from the exons ATGAACTTGGACGAGTGCATAGGATCCATCGAAGCACTAAGGCGGCGACCGCGCGAGAGATCTGTTAAGAAGCTTGTCCGGCCTCCGGCGGCGAGAAGAAATTCTAGGGTTTTATACTTGATCACGAACGAAGATGAGGAAGAGAAGCAAAGGGAAGAGACAACAAGGAAGAGACCTTCTGGTGAGGGAACACTGTGTCG TCGATCGCGGTCGCAGCCCCAACAACACAACAGCAGTCGTCCGCCGCCGCCGTCTTGGCGACAAGCATTCCTACCTACTGTTAG GAAAAGAGAGGAGATGACAGCAGAAGAGGGGGACAAGTCATTTCTTGAGCGTATGCTTTCCCATCTACGCTCCACCAGCAA GTATTACACTGGATATCCAAAAGATCTTGGACCTTCACGTATTGTTCACTTCACCTCCGAGCGTCATTTTGTTCAGCTACTACATGAAGGCAGTCCTGTAGTTGTTGCATTTACTATTAG GTGTCCTTACACAAAGCATCTTGATAAAGTGTTGGAGGAAGCTGCTGCTGAGTTTTACCCTCACTTCAAATTCGTGCGT GTGGAATGCCCAAAATATCCAGCATTTTGCTTAACGAGACAAAGGAATGAGTATCCAttcattgaaatattttacagtcCAGAACAA GCAACTGGCCAGGGAAAAGTGGTAGATCCTAACATCACAAAGTATTCAGTGAAAGTCTTGCCA TTTAACTACGACGTAAGTGTGTATGGGTTTCGAGAATTTTTCAAGCGACATGGAATGAATTTACCAGAAACCAAGTAA
- the LOC103975568 gene encoding uncharacterized protein LOC103975568 isoform X2: MNLDECIGSIEALRRRPRERSVKKLVRPPAARRNSRVLYLITNEDEEEKQREETTRKRPSGEGTLCRRSRSQPQQHNSSRPPPPSWRQAFLPTVSFCCRKREEMTAEEGDKSFLERMLSHLRSTSKYYTGYPKDLGPSRIVHFTSERHFVQLLHEGSPVVVAFTIRCPYTKHLDKVLEEAAAEFYPHFKFVECPKYPAFCLTRQRNEYPFIEIFYSPEQATGQGKVVDPNITKYSVKVLPFNYDVSVYGFREFFKRHGMNLPETK, translated from the exons ATGAACTTGGACGAGTGCATAGGATCCATCGAAGCACTAAGGCGGCGACCGCGCGAGAGATCTGTTAAGAAGCTTGTCCGGCCTCCGGCGGCGAGAAGAAATTCTAGGGTTTTATACTTGATCACGAACGAAGATGAGGAAGAGAAGCAAAGGGAAGAGACAACAAGGAAGAGACCTTCTGGTGAGGGAACACTGTGTCG TCGATCGCGGTCGCAGCCCCAACAACACAACAGCAGTCGTCCGCCGCCGCCGTCTTGGCGACAAGCATTCCTACCTACTGTTAG TTTTTGTTGCAGGAAAAGAGAGGAGATGACAGCAGAAGAGGGGGACAAGTCATTTCTTGAGCGTATGCTTTCCCATCTACGCTCCACCAGCAA GTATTACACTGGATATCCAAAAGATCTTGGACCTTCACGTATTGTTCACTTCACCTCCGAGCGTCATTTTGTTCAGCTACTACATGAAGGCAGTCCTGTAGTTGTTGCATTTACTATTAG GTGTCCTTACACAAAGCATCTTGATAAAGTGTTGGAGGAAGCTGCTGCTGAGTTTTACCCTCACTTCAAATTC GTGGAATGCCCAAAATATCCAGCATTTTGCTTAACGAGACAAAGGAATGAGTATCCAttcattgaaatattttacagtcCAGAACAA GCAACTGGCCAGGGAAAAGTGGTAGATCCTAACATCACAAAGTATTCAGTGAAAGTCTTGCCA TTTAACTACGACGTAAGTGTGTATGGGTTTCGAGAATTTTTCAAGCGACATGGAATGAATTTACCAGAAACCAAGTAA